The genomic stretch tatttccttttcctttttgttttttttttttcctctttcgatGATGCTAGATGCTAATTAATAATTATATCATAAATTTAACATAAAATATGCGGTGGGTGCAGCCAAAATTACGAGTCGACCTAAACCAATGTTTCTTGATAATGAAAAAATGCACTTAATATGAATTAAATTTCACTTCTGTTTGGTGCCGTGGATTGCAGTTTAAGGTTTCATGTGGAATCACGAGCGCACGATACGTCATTCACCTCTTGTCGTTTCGCCAGAGCGGCCACTGTCATGCTCTGTAACCCAAAGAGGAAGGGTCGCGACAAAAaggggacattttttttttttggaaaaatgattgctttttCAAGTGAATTTCGGGTTGTAGCAGAGTAGTACTATTTCACGCCTCGGTGCACAGAACTGTCGATCGAGTCTTGAGGAAACCGCCGCAGGCAACACTGCACGGTCCTGATGTGTCCTGTTCTTCCTCACCTTAAAAAAACCACAGGCTTGCTAGTTGTTTGGTTTTTTGGGTCAGAGAAGGGGTGAGTTCTGGTCGATCAGATGTTCCTTTCCCCCACAGTTAACATCGTCGCTCGTCCATCTGTGCTCATGTGCTGTAAGTTAAGGCTTCATCGTTCGTAAAGATcatataaataatataaattatGAGTGTTTTTTGGTCATGGGTTTTGAGATATGAAGCACTAGAATGAATGTAGACAGGTGGGGGCTTTGGGGGGTGTGGACGGTATTTGGCCAGTGGAGTTAGCTATGGAGGTGGGCACCACTTTGTCGTCTCCACAGTAATGGCGTAGGCCGACTTCTTTCGTGATTCGGATTACCAACTCAACCTCAGCACCTTTTATCTTTATAGCCTGCAACTTTAGATTCCAcctttgcctttttcttcccctgCCCTTATCTGCGCTCTGAGATGTGTGAGACCAACGAAGGGTTCGAGCTTCCCGATCTAGAAGTGCAGAACAAAAAGACTAGTTCAAAACTAGAAAGAAGCATTGAACGTGTGAACATACGACATGGGAGTGTCGGTACAAGCGCCGTGCGTGGACCAGAAGTTCTGACTTCCCACACGGTTCTGACTTCTCACACGGTCTCTACTTAGACCGTGACCGAGAGATGGAGGAGAACCTCGTGAGAAATTTCTGAGTAGTTCGTACGGTCTTTCTTTCTTCCCGTGTCTTTTACTTGTCTTTTGCATActgagaaggaagaaagaaacaacGTAAAAAACAGTTCTTGGTAACTTTGGCATTCTGTAAAGAATACATAGACTTTGGTTGTTGTGGGGGCAATTGGGTGAACAAGACTTTAATTTGAATGAGGGAAGTGAAGACTCCTCCTCCAAAAGCTGTCTTTGTTTCGTGTAATGCAAAGTCGATTCACTGTGGAAAAAAGCAATATGCCTAGAGTCCATATAtccaattcatttttctttcgatAATTGTTGGAGCCAACATTTAATCAGTCTGCCGCAGTTATCGGTGTTCAAAGTTTTGTTTTTCCGTGTTCAGGTCCCTATAGCGAGTGCGAGTACCGTGTCAGCTACCATCGGCGGCAAAAGGCCGAGGAAGAAAAAGGTACGATTTCATTAAACTCGCCTTGCGACGTAGAAATCCCCTACCATCTCCAGAACATGTGGATCGAGAAACCCGGTCGAGGGTTTTGAAAAGCTAGGATATGATTAACAACGTTTGCCGAAGTAACTGGGTAGTATTTGAAGAGCTAGCGAGTTAGTTTTCCAGGGCGTGTACCTAGTGTTTGTGCGCTTGAAGCAATTTACGATCAATTTTGGGACATCTTTCCTTAATCCGAACGGCTTTTGTTGCTTGTATAGACTTTGGCTGAACTCAGAGAAGAGGAAAGCTTACTGTTGAAGGAAAGGAGAGATCTGAGACAAGTATGATTCTTCAGCATGCTTTATCTCTTTATGCACATCCTTTTAAAGAGATGCTTGGTTTTCACAAAGGATGTGGCGATCTGTCCTCCTATTATTGTACAGGAATTGGTGACTTTACGGCTCAACTTTGAGAAAGAAAGATCCATAAACCAAAGCTTGAAGAGAACAAAGGTAATTCTACTCTCATCAATCATAGACTTTGAGATCGAAACTGGCTTCCTGACTGATGGAGGTGGCCTACATTTTTGAGGAAACATTGAAATGGTGTATGATCTTtgaaacttttccttcttttttcttttctcgaatGGTGCAGATCGGTGTGCGACCTCCGGTTATTTCCGAGCAACATGAGCAAGCACGGGCACCTTGTGTTCCATCGGACTGCACGGAACAGAGAAGTGGTGATGGTGGCGCTGAAGTAGCAATGCGACCACGTTCTTGTAACATTTCAGAAGTAAAGAAGGCCGAGAGCCGCGAGACGCTCGAGCTACCCGACCTGAACCTGCCGCTCGAAGATGGCGGCGGCCCCAACATTTCGTGTGCCGCAGCTTGAGGGAGTTCCGTCAAGCCCCGGCATGGTGCTGCATTCTTACTGAAGTGAGCTGACTGATTTAAGTTTAATTCAATCAAGTAGCTAGCTGATAATTTTCCTAGTCTTGCGCATGGAGTATCGAGGCAGGATTGAAATTGATCATGAGTTTGATTAGTTGTTGTAATTACCAATGGTAGTACTTACCGAGCTAGTTAGCCTTACCACGTTTTCACGTGTCTTTTCCAAGGTTAGTGTAATTGTAGACACCCTTACCTAGATTTGTattcagctctctctctcttgctcatgtttgcttttcgtgaaaaaaataccaattgaagtggacaAAATGCCATTGTACGAGCCGAGAGCCGAGAGTCTTCCCTATGTCACTTGACCATGTCGAGGTTATTGCAAAGTTCTAGATAATTAAGTGGATGCGGATTAGTTGTTCTCTATTGTGAACCCATTTGCTGTCTCCATCTTGATATCGCGACACGTGTCCATTCAATTATGTCTCGCCACATCCAATTCAAATCATCATCCTAATTAAGTTTCCATCTACGGCGTCGCAGAAAAGGATCGCGACGATTGTGGGTATTTGTGCGTTAAATAACATCATCGGCATGGCACAAAAGAGGCTATGATGCCCACTAGATTAGCTAGCTAGCTAGCTGAAAAAGAGAGGGTAAGAGCCATCACTTTCTGCCAAATTCAACAAAGATTCACAGTGGAAAAGCCTATAACAATTGTTCGAAAAAGGTTGAGAGTGATCAACCTTAATGACATTTGGGTTTTGAAAATATACTAGTCAAAGATCAAACTAAGTAGTCTCTTTCTCTTCGGGAAAATATGAGGAGACAaacttttctctccattttagggtgcgcatgacaacacttctggaatagaaatttatttgataatgtaacttctaaaacagaaatctgtttggttacacaatttcaaattttctctttctaaagtattttttttactctAGAAGTAGTTTTAGAACCATTTaaagatacaaaaaaaatttacttctcttcagaattagaaaaattaacttttgttcGGAAGTAACagtaaaaaaaatctatttttagtCACAAGTTAACTTTTAAAGTATAAGTGTTGCCGTATCACTTATCTAAGGGAGAATGAAACTcgaattgaacaataaaatgatgaaaaaagaCGAAGATTGTTTCAACATTCCAAATCCAACTGCCATTTGGCATGGGCCAGGCCTGAGCGTGGCAggccagaagaagaagatggcaatCGGTCGCAGTGAAAATTACTGGTTTACAGTTGGTTTACAGTGCCGGGTCATCAGTCGTCAGCGCTAATAAGGACCGAAATGATGCACGTTCGTTCTTCGGGTTTCGAACCACgaatttcttccctttttctttttgaccttTTCCTCTTCGAATTTTACAGCCGAAAATACGAGGTAAAgacgtt from Rhodamnia argentea isolate NSW1041297 chromosome 2, ASM2092103v1, whole genome shotgun sequence encodes the following:
- the LOC125313760 gene encoding uncharacterized protein LOC125313760; the encoded protein is MSGEDDTDPGWVRLAMTDASLVAELLLRLGHSRLNPPHPASPPSELAWTVRQRRTRPPPRNPAEDSKKGGRSSPTTPLSWSGATSSGGGGGSEESPPHLDSATRSKVPIASASTVSATIGGKRPRKKKTLAELREEESLLLKERRDLRQELVTLRLNFEKERSINQSLKRTKIGVRPPVISEQHEQARAPCVPSDCTEQRSGDGGAEVAMRPRSCNISEVKKAESRETLELPDLNLPLEDGGGPNISCAAA